The DNA window AAGTTCCTGCTACAAGTTTTACAATACTCATTCCTAATGCATTTATAGAAGAATGTATAGAGTTTTTTAAAGCATGTTTAAATATTATACTTCTTTCTTTTAATCCTCTAACCTCTGCATAATAAATATAGTCTTCACCCATAGTTTCTATCATATTATTTCTAATAAGTCTTATATATGTTGAAATATACGACATACTCAATGCAAAAGCTGGTAAAACATAGTTAGAAAATGAACCTATTCCACTAACTGGAAATAGATTTAATTTTATTGAAAATATTGAAAGTAAAATAAGTGATAACCAGTAATCAGGTATAGCAGTTCCTATAAAAACAATAGTTCTTGTTACTCTATCAAAAAAACTATTTTTCTTAACTGCACAAAGCACTCCAATAGGAATACTTAAACCAAATATGAATAAAATTGAAAGCCCTGCTAGTTTTAATGTAACTGGTAGTGATCTTGCTATTTCATCATAAATTTGTCTATTTGTATTTACATAAGATATTCCAAAATCAAAATGTAAAACTTTCCATAGCCATATAAAATATCTTTCAAGAAATGGTTTATCTAAACCTAATGCCACTCTTGTTTGCTCAATAAGTTCGGGTGTTGGTGTGATATCATTTACACGAATTGCAACTTCTGCTGGATCAGAAGGAATTAAATTTATTAAGCAAAAAGCTATAAAAGTTATTAAAAATATCATTGGAATAGAAATCAATATTCTTTTTATTATATATTTCTT is part of the Fusobacterium nucleatum genome and encodes:
- a CDS encoding ABC transporter permease subunit produces the protein MKKYIIKRILISIPMIFLITFIAFCLINLIPSDPAEVAIRVNDITPTPELIEQTRVALGLDKPFLERYFIWLWKVLHFDFGISYVNTNRQIYDEIARSLPVTLKLAGLSILFIFGLSIPIGVLCAVKKNSFFDRVTRTIVFIGTAIPDYWLSLILLSIFSIKLNLFPVSGIGSFSNYVLPAFALSMSYISTYIRLIRNNMIETMGEDYIYYAEVRGLKERSIIFKHALKNSIHSSINALGMSIVKLVAGTFIIENIFVLPGIGRLCVNAIFSRDYPLIQAYILLMGILFIICNLLVDIASCLIDPRLAGGDSK